The Clavelina lepadiformis chromosome 1, kaClaLepa1.1, whole genome shotgun sequence genome segment ACGCGCCATATTTTACTGTGCACAGATTTTGATTGGCAGAATCATGTGTTGTTTTCAACATATATAGTCAATTTCATCCTATGTTAGCTGATAAGTACATTAAAAAGTGTAATATGCTCAAACAAATCTCTAAGAAACTCACTATCCTTGCAATTCAGTTTTCGGCCTAAAAATACCTAATATTTTATTCCATTCGCTGTATCTTGGTTGAAAATCTTTCAGACCATAGACCGATTTgtaaaaagcaatttaatcTGAAGATAATGTCTCGTCCGATTCTTTTGACCTATTGTTTCAGTTTAGACAGTTTATTAAAGCTTCCTTTTCAGAGGCGCCTTTCAGCCTAATCCAATcaaatatttacttaaaattcattcaaatattaacattgaaaataacagGGACCTGTTGCTTAATAGTAACGTTCAAGATAAACTTGGTACGCAATTGATATGTCACCAAAACGAGAAAGTTTCATGTAAACCCGGttaaaatactttcaaacaaTACCTGCCTCATCCATCTTTTGTTTCCCGACGCTCCCAATGACATAAGATACTTTAAATAAGTTTATTAAAGACgcccatttaaaaaaaagcttTGTGTGAAGTTGGGGCCTCGTTTGATGTCAAATCAGGTATGACGTACCACTCAAAGCGCACGTGAATGGgcttaattaaattaaagaaTAACCAGTGTTGTCGACGTGACTGTACAGCAAACAACAGGTGGCGCGcatcaaaatagtttttacgGACATATAGTATTCGAACATTACTTCTATTCAGCCTTTAATTCGTAGAATgtcatattattttttgtatgtttaGTTTCTGTTTTTCTATTCTGTTTAGTTTTGTATATTGTACAGTAGTAGATATAGGCTAACTGTATAAGCATATTTTCATAAAGCTATATACAAAGGTGTAAAAGTTGTCACAACCCTACAATGATCTTGTTGCGACAGCAGTAAACATTATGGAATTGCCCAACAATAACTGTATTGGTTGAAAGTGAAGTGGTTTTCGTTTCCTGCTCTGCTTTCACGGAATGGAAAGTTCCTACTCTTCTCTGCTGCCACCTAGTGGCAAAGAAAGTCTACCAAGTATCGCATCTAATGTTGACGTTACGTCTGTGTAGCAACTCTGTGCCTTTATATATGCACAATCGCACACAACTTTATAACTATTTACTGTATAGGCCAGTTTAGGCTTCATGTTCATTATAATTTTTGACACATTCCCAATTGTTTTATTCATATAAGTTATAGCACAAACATCGTTGAAAGTGTTATGAGAATTAGttcaataacaaaattgaCCCCGTGGTTCTCAATTTACTTCCGTGTATACCCGTCCAACTCAGCAATAAAATTCCCAAAggaaataattgttttgcatctatagcaaatttttcttgtagGCTAATAATGGCAAAGGTGCTTATATTAGTCGAAATAAGCCAACAAAGCACGTCTTGTATTGTTGTTGAAAGCAGTTTTGACCACATCCACTAGCGGACTTTCCGGAAGAGAGCTGTCTTTGAATCTAAGTTTTAATGAAATCGTTGTGCACTTGTTGTACTTTGGAGTCTCCGGGAATTCCACAGTTTAAGGTCAGCAAATTGCTTGTGATAAAGGCTCACCGCAGAAGCGAAGGCCTTTTGTGGGGAGTTTGTAAGCTGACTAAGTTTGATAAGATTGCATACCTCAGAAACTTTGAATAGAAAGAAATCAATTATGCCAAGGTATGACGACAGACAACAAGCATGAAAGGTTGCAGAATACATGCGTGTTTATTTTGCCAAAGTTAATACCTCCTCGTTATGGTTTTCGAGAGTAACAAGCGCCGTGGTAGAAAAAAGAGggcaattgttttttttcctTACGTATAGATTGTgtttataacttttattttagattaaattgattttgttaCAGAGAAAGCGCTATATGTCTTATTCGACGTCTTGTTGTTGAAACTCAGATTTAATTACtataaataatgaaataagCAACTATAAATGCTACAATTGCTTTAAAGTGATTTTCTTTTCAGACAGTTAGAAAACAAAGTCAATGATTTTCCGCTATTTGCCTATATGTTAAAGTCAGCAGGAATGTTTGGGAAAGTAGTTAGAGTAAACAGCCCAAGGAGAGGAACAGCAGCCTATTATTTTTCACTTATCtctttaacaattttaaaactaaagttTAACAACAATTCTTTGCGTTTTGCAGATACAGTTCACCTTAAATATATCAGTAAGCGTACTAGGAAGTTTTGTGTTACAATGGCCAGCCGTAGTTGTGTCATTAACTTTAACGTACAGTCGGACATATTTATGTTCCATCCAAACAAGTTAAGCTTTGatgatgcaaaaaattattgtcAACAACACGGAAGTAAACTTGCGATAGTGGAAGACCGCAAGTTTTTTAACCACGCATCCACGTTGACGCCTTACAAGAGATGTGTTGAGCAATATTACACCATCGGACTGGTGAAACGACCGGATTCAAGAAGTTACGTGTGGCTTGATGGCCGTCCTTATCACAACGAATTCGGACGCATTAACGAAGCTACCTACAGTGATTGTCGAAGTGCTGCCATTAAAGCAACTGGTTACAACCATCCTGAACTTTACGCGTTTCCATGCTACAGACCCTTGCCCTTCGCTTGCTTTACTTCTGTAATTGAAACAACAACTCCGTCAACTACAACAAAGCGAACAACGACGACTACAAAACCTCCAACAACTACTACAACTACAACGAGGCGAACAACGACGACTACAAAACCTCCAACAACTACTACAACAAAGCGAACAACGACGACTACAAAACCTTCAACAACTACTCCAACAACAACGAGGCGAACTGCAACGACTACAAAACCTCCAACCACTACTACAACTACGACGAAGCGAACAACGACGACTACGAAACCTCCAACAACTACTACAACAACAACGAAGCGAACAACGACGACTACAAAACCTCCAATCGCTAGTACAACAACAACGGAGCAATCTACATCATCAGCAAAACTTCCAACAACAACGGTGCAGACTACAACGATTAGCAAAAAACCAACAACAGCGAAGCGAACAACGACGACTACAAAACCTCCAACAAATACTACAGTAAAGCAAACTTCAAAGTCTACAAAACTTGCATCAATCTCTTCAACTACTAAGGAACGAATAAAAACTGCAAACCCTGCAACAATAACAACAGCGAAACAACCCACAACTGCTACAAccgcaaacaaacaaacacctTCTGTTAAACCTGTCAAAACAAAGAAGCAAACCCCAAAGCTCACAAGATCAACAATAGCTTCTTCAAGCAAAACATCTGCAAGGACCGTTTCCACGACAACTTTCAAGCGATTTGCCGGTTCTAGTTCTGAAGCCAAACGCAGCAGGGAAGCATTTGTTTTAAGTTCCACGACGAAGCCACCTTTTACTCTTGATGCGGCtttcaacaatgaaaatgGCGCTGCTACCGAAAATTCTCCTGCGCAATCTCTTTTTCGATCTTCCAACAAAGTTACACAAACACCCATGGCTATAAGCCTAGCTGTTTCAATGCTCGTTTTGGTGGCGTTGGTAATGTTTTTTGTGTGGCGCCGTATCCAAAACAAGAAGCAACGTTCAGAATCCGAGTACACTCTGGCACTGGAGGCTTTCGACGGTCAGACCATAGAAAACGGAGCTTCAGGATACGAACGTATGCGCGGATTTGCTAACAGAAACGTTTACGAAGCTCAGCCAACAATTGAGCTTAACCAACAGCCGTGTTCTGCAATGTATGACACATTAGACCATCATGAGTATTTCGGAATTGTAGATATCACAGACCACAACGGATGTGAGTATGAAGCGGCTGTAGATGTGGACGCGAACACGGTTTATGCTTCAATGAATCCAAGTATGGTCGACCAAAATGTATATAGTGAAATAGTAGTTGATCGACCAGACGTAGAGGACAGTGCCGACGACGAACAAGCAAAATGCAGTACATAAATCTTTAGTTTTAACTCTAACCAAGGGTGTTTATTATCTTTTTGTCAGCGTTGATTGTTGGTTTCAACAATCGTGTGTTTTCGTTCTCATTGTATATAGTAACTCACATAGCTGAACAACCTGAGTTGTTGCGAATTCTATACATTCACCTTAATCTGTAAACAATACCGTATTTTACAATTAAGCATACTTTTTAAAACGAGCTCGTTGACTAAATTACTTTTATAACACGattagaaatttgttttatttctcgCAACGTCCGTGTTATGTCTTAAAACAGCGATTGAAGCATCGCGGGAGGCTAAATGCTGACTAAGCGAGTTTTACACAACCGTAATTGGGCGGTTATTTAAACAATCAAAGTTAAAAAGCGTTTTAACAAATGGCGGAAAGCTTATACTGTTGCGGGCTGTTCTCTCGTTGAATAAAAGATTCTTGTTAAAAGTTGTTTGGTGCAAAGTATTTCTTAACAATGCGGGTCTATACTTTATAATATTGTTAACTATGTCGACCTGCTTTCTTACTAATATCTAGAgttggtttgtttgttgttcttCTCTGCGAGAAAGAAAGATATACCGTCGGGCAAACTGCAGTGGcaagaatatttaaaaaatacgaAGATTATTGTTTCAAGTACAGCCTATAGTATATATGCACGTCAATGTGTAGAAAGTCATAGTTTGCGTACGCGGAGATCCCTAACCATGCCATCGTTTTATTGTGCTTTTGTCTATGCTTATTGTTCTATTTGATAAGCAACGTTTTGCATGCCAAGTATAGTGTATTCACAAATTTTCATTCCTTTATACATGCATTGTATATAGATGTACATTTACGACAGTTGAACCAACACAATTCCACCAATCAATATGTCAGTTTTCTTCATATGATTTATCCTGCGCCTTTTCGTCTTCAGTAATCTTTGTATCTACGTTCTGTAATAAAACACGCTCATTATACACGGTACATCAAATGCTTTGGGCTAAATAGGGTTGAAGACGGTGACTCGAACTGACCTGAACGATTTGGGTAACCATTTGCGTAACGTCTTCGTCAGCGTTTATCATTGCGTCACAATCAGCAAGGGGTTTGATTCGAATTTCGGCGCTTTTAAGAAGCAGTTGCTTGAAAACTAAAAGTTATCAGAAAACAGgattaacaaaacaacaaaacaaaccgCTGGAAAGCTTTGAACTTAACCCATTCCATTCATGCCTTACACAAGATAATCTATTACCTTTTCCGGTAATATCAGCACTAGTCTCGTATTTTGTTTCGTTGGCTTGAATTTGACAAGTGTACGTTCCGGCATCGTCCGCACAAGGTTCCTGAAAGACGTAGCATGTAATGAATGCATATACCACAAGCAACTCAAACTTGTAGTTTTAGCCATGCTGTTTACATATGGCTGCAGAACAAGGTAAAACTCATGACATCTGGATGACAGAACAACACGAAGTATACTTTCCACCTTAATTATTAAGTTAGCTCTTTTGCTTTCCACAGTTACTTTGCAACGGTCGCGATCAACAGGTTCGCTGTCTTTCAGCCATACGATATCGCGGTGGTCAACAGACGTTTTAGCCTGAATACAGATGAAATCTTTCAATGAAAGGGTAACATATTATTAATGCAATGTCATGGTTCCCATTAATAGTAAACGATGCTTTGTCACAAAGCTTAGAATTAACGTAATAGAAGCAATTTCTTTAGATGCATGTATAGAGGGGGCTATGATGGCTATGCATGTATAGAGGGGCATATGTATTAGATGCAGGGCTCTTCAACCTTTTTTCCTCTCATGCACCTGCCAATAGTGATGCTTTGATTTCATGCACCCTGGTGATTGAAATAACTTAATAACCACATCAAagcgtttgtttttatctgtGTTTCAAACGtatattgaaaatgttaacttcgcaaattaaaaaaaaattttgagttttttgTATAAGCGCAATCGTAAAGCAGCAGCGAAGATAATTTCACAGCTGATATTTATCACAGTTAGACGCAAATTGCGACTTAATACTTAAGGTCAACTTCATCTTTACCTAAATTGCAACTGGCATTACTTAAACCTTCTAATAAACTAGCAGCAGTGAAATTTTAGGTATATAAGTGAGATTCctctttatgacatcactatggCTTTGTTTCGTTTGAATCCTTAATCGTGTAACAATGCCGGCTACCTCCTTTGTTTTTTGGAGAAGTTAGGCTGGTAACTGTTCGACTTCTTCATTTATCGCTGTAGTTAAAAGAAAGGCGATTACACAGTTGGAGAGATGGATGTCTTGCCGTGTTATAAATACTGTAATCGGGATCGGAAAAAATTAGTTATTCGGGATCCAATAATTAATTTCCATCATGCTGTGGTAGCAGAAACCAAACTTGAAGGTACTCATGTAAAAATGGACGGTGGGCAAGAGGCCTAAATATGCCCACCATACATGGTGTACCCAGTGTCGCGTTTAGGGCCTAGAAATGAGCAAAGTGGGCTTGAGCCCACCACACAAAAAGCACACCTGCGCTAGTACATTTACATAATACACAAAAATCCTTGTGCACCACTTCGCACCCCTTTGGCTGTTGCGGAATATCCCGGTTGAAGAGCTCTAGTATAGAACACAACAAAGTTTTACCTCGGAAGAGAAAACTATAGCGCCATCTTGCGTGACTTCATATTGCAATCCTTCAGGCACAGGTACAGGTGTCTCTTGTTTCTTATCAGCTTGTTCAGAAGTGGTTGAACTCTATTCcatgttaaattttaaatacctTGGCGGTTATTTTaagaataaaattgttttaccttttcttttttctcgCCTTCTTCTGTTTTTCGTTCGTGTTTCTTCTTTTCTCTCTCCTCTCTCCTCAGctttctttcttcttcttcttcttcaaaAAGTTCGGCACTTTTTTTTAACATCTTTTGGAATTCTGTGTTTGTTAAAGGATTACTTCATTagtaaataaaagttttcaccTTTCTCATTAGGTCGTAGTTGATCTAAGTATATTTTTGTCCTGTTGTTATTTCGTCATAAATAAACTTACCATCATCTTCAAATTCAAAGTTGACCTTGGTATCAAACGTCGATAGAGGGGTGATAAACTCACAAGTAAATTTAGCTTTTACCAATTCAGCTTTAATTGGGCTAATGACAAGGGATACAAGGCCCGACTCACTGTCGTTGAAGCACtaaaatcagtaaaatgttgagaaaatttgtttaagaaataaaaaacctTTTGACTTTTGCGTCTTATTTTACCGAACGTAATTCAAACAACCCATATTAAGAGATTGCCGGTTCCTTCAggataaaataaacgcatgaATGAAACTAAGATATTTACAATTAAATTGGGATTAGATTTACATTGGAATGCTAATTTGGGCTAAACTTAGGTTGGTAACCTTTGTGATGGTAAAGCCCAACTTGCAAATATGTTTGCAGGCCCATAGGGAAACCTTTAACCCTccaaaataaaagcaacaacTGCTATTATATCACAGAGAATTTCATTGTCTAATTCTAttacataaattatttttgtatgacGGTGTAACCTTATACTTTCCGCCTTCTGCTTTGACTTCAGTGTCGTTAATGTACCATATAATATGTGCATCATCTTTCAGAGTTTCCGCAATGCAGAAGAGTCGTAATGCGTTGGGCAACGCTTCAGCGCGTAAACCTTGCTTAAAGTTAATAACTAAAAAAACAAGGGATAAGAAGGATACGTTATTTCGATAGGAGTGATTGCATAATGGCTATAATGCTTGTTAATCTGTCTTATGTTATCTAGGGTACGTCAAAGTCAGTGTCCACTTACTATAATCCTCTGCTTTGATCTTCATAACGGGCGGCGGAGGCGGGGGTTCTGTAAACAAACGTTAATTGTGTAAGTTTTGTACATTACCttttaatgtaatttaaaagGTGATTCTGCGACATcctaaattttacttttgtaacAATTTCTTGTACCATGCCTGGAAAAGTACAACAGGTTACATTTTACGATTGTCCTAGGGCAGACTACAGGCTtttatttacaagttttaCATACTCTCAATATTAATAGAACAAGCAGTGTTGCCTCCAGCAACAACGCACTTGATCGTTCCGTTGTCTTCGTaagttggttttaaaatcTATTCGAAGAAGATAAGTAATATGCAAGGCAACAAGTAAAGTTACTTATATATGAGCTTCttgaatataaaatattacCATAAAATGCTTATATAATCAAAGCAAGAAATTCGTGTCGTCAGGTACGAACAGCTTACCTTTAAAGTGTGTTTGTTTTCAAACGAAACTAACTCATATCTGTCATCTCCGGGTTCAACGAGTTCACCATTGTGGTACCATTTGCATGATGGAATCCTGCCCTCAAATAGAGGTGAAGGGTCTGCTTGACATTCAAAGTCAACAATATCGGCAGTGTAAGGTAGGTCAAAATCttcaagtttcttttcaaatttcacTGGAAGAACTAAAAATATAgtttaatatttcatttatcgCTGCAGTTATTGTTGCAGTTTACTTGCatgtatattatatatatttatacataaatgaaacttcacaagtacagtacagtatactTTATTCTTCAATGGCACAATTTATAAGATGTTTATAAGCACAACGTCACGCTTGAGTAACAACGACGATAACAGCAGCGAACAAGATTTGTGTTGCCAATGTAAACCTAGCACTTTTTTCATTCTAAAGATTCAGAGCACATTTAAACCACAAGCAtcgaaattttttgtttgattaataCAAATggtactttaaaaaaaaaactatttgttttatttgttcaaCATGTACGTTTAGCGTATTTGTAATCAAACATTTAGGTTGCCATAAATTTCATTTGGCAACAGTAATTATGTTGTCTTCATAAATCCAAAAATGCTGGTAGAGAGAAGATGCATCATTCGTGAGGACTAAAGTTACAATTGAAAGGATTGATGGACGTGATGAACAGTAAATCGTTTGCACTTCAAAATCAATGGATGAACACAACTCATAACAGGTTTATAAgttttttatattgcaaaCAAAAGTATTGTGTAAGATGTTTTTAGTGTCCGATATTGGCAGTGTCAGTCTTTTTGCGACCAGAACCGGAAGACTTATTCAAACTGAAATcagatttaaaataaataaataaacaaacaatatttgaaaaaggtTTTTTGGGTAGGTATGGGGtactttagttttacaatcaAATGTTTTACACCTGTTTAAACTGTTTCTATGTACTTGAAGAAGCATGTTTGACTCATATCATTTATAGCCTATATGTTAATCATGACTGATTTTCCGTGAGTCTGGTGTGAAAGCGTGCTTTGAAGCTTTAATTcttagtttttttgttataaactgGTCTTCAAACAAGCAAGTTCTTGACTCTTGCGCTGTTACTGAGTGTTATAGTAACTTTGTGGCCAAACGACTAATAACTAGTTCAAGGTTAAAATATATGTACATTTACTTGCAAGCtaaacaatttacaaaaatagctTATCAAACTGAGTAGTTCTTGGTGCTTTTATAATAACACTGGCATGAAATTCTTTAATGGATTGCTGATGTGTCAGGATAAGAAATTAATGCATTATGAAAGAAAAAAGGCCTATTAATTATCCTTGCcaatatgttttttattatatttgaaaactgttTGATGTAGAGGTATGGTGTAGGCCAGACATGTCcaaccagtggcccgcgggccacagtgcGGCCCGCCAGGTTGTTCCAAGCGGTccgcgtggtgctcagcaaaatgttagaagttcatactagccatcactatttgatgcagtttacatcaaagcaatggaaattttcgaaattttcgcattttcgtgtcgtggactacattaaatctatttcttaactatataaactgcataggaaagtcgttttatgatactatttttttctgaaaaaatcatgtggcccgcgttgtcattcaaaattttgtatttggctctacagtgaaaaaggttgcacatgcctggTGTAGGCTGTATGCTATACTAGtattgttgatattttgataaatttgtaAACTAATTCATAATAACGGTGAAGTTGATGATCTTTAAACCGAAAAGGCAAGTAATTATCATTGTGAAAATTAATGAAGGGAATTATTTTTGACTTAATAATGGTCAGTTTGTCACATAAACAAACCaaactaaatattttgaaatgtttcacgctAAAACAATTagtctttaattttttcagttaCATATGATACTGATATTGTGCATAATTAACATTTAACATTACGTAGTCTGAAACTGCTATCCTTCAtcaataactttgtaattttaagaaaaattttattgaacaaaattaaaacagacCACCTaaagtttaaagaattttatacctaaaaaagttttaaattaaaatttaaaactttaaaaattatatgAGTGATTTAT includes the following:
- the LOC143460250 gene encoding uncharacterized protein LOC143460250, which encodes MASRSCVINFNVQSDIFMFHPNKLSFDDAKNYCQQHGSKLAIVEDRKFFNHASTLTPYKRCVEQYYTIGLVKRPDSRSYVWLDGRPYHNEFGRINEATYSDCRSAAIKATGYNHPELYAFPCYRPLPFACFTSVIETTTPSTTTKRTTTTTKPPTTTTTTTRRTTTTTKPPTTTTTKRTTTTTKPSTTTPTTTRRTATTTKPPTTTTTTTKRTTTTTKPPTTTTTTTKRTTTTTKPPIASTTTTEQSTSSAKLPTTTVQTTTISKKPTTAKRTTTTTKPPTNTTVKQTSKSTKLASISSTTKERIKTANPATITTAKQPTTATTANKQTPSVKPVKTKKQTPKLTRSTIASSSKTSARTVSTTTFKRFAGSSSEAKRSREAFVLSSTTKPPFTLDAAFNNENGAATENSPAQSLFRSSNKVTQTPMAISLAVSMLVLVALVMFFVWRRIQNKKQRSESEYTLALEAFDGQTIENGASGYERMRGFANRNVYEAQPTIELNQQPCSAMYDTLDHHEYFGIVDITDHNGCEYEAAVDVDANTVYASMNPSMVDQNVYSEIVVDRPDVEDSADDEQAKCST